The candidate division WOR-3 bacterium sequence ATTTCATCAATCAGATCAGACCAAAAAAAGAGTTACGCCACAAGGTTGATATTGCCTATAAATTTGACAAGCAAAGCATAATAATATATGAAATTAGGCCATTTTTAAGGGACATGGCGCTGAAAATTGAATCTCCTGTGGCAAAAGCAGTATATGTAAAATCCAAAAATCATTGGAACATATATTGGATGAAAAGGGATTTGAGATGGCATTCCTATTATCCAGATCCTGAGGTTGATACTTTGGATGAATTTTTAAATATTGTAAAAGAAGATGAAGAGGGTTGTTTTTGGGGATGAAATCATAAAAGAGCGATAATAATTTTGCCCTTTTATAAATCGAATTATTTGTTAATTTCGATAGGCAGCCAAACAACAGTTTACAAAAAAAATTTTAAAATGTATCATTTATGATCTTTCATAAAGGAGGATTAATTCATGGAAGGTGAATGTAGTCGGTCGTCAGAAAAGATTTGACCGTCCCTCCGCAATTGCTCTGCTCGCAAAGCTTTCCGAAGGTTCGGTCCCGAAAGAAAAGGAGAGGGCAATGAAAAAATTCTATAAAATTTTAAACCAGAAAGAAATTCTCGAAGTCGGTGAGTTTACTGAAAACTGCTGGATAAACGTAGTGAACCCTGATGAGAAAGAAAGAAATTGGCTCATAGAAGAATTCGGCATAGACGGAGAAAGCATCGCGGACATACTCGATATTGATGAGCAGTCA is a genomic window containing:
- a CDS encoding DUF3024 domain-containing protein, whose translation is MKTNKENLNKIEILKTMEDFINQIRPKKELRHKVDIAYKFDKQSIIIYEIRPFLRDMALKIESPVAKAVYVKSKNHWNIYWMKRDLRWHSYYPDPEVDTLDEFLNIVKEDEEGCFWG